Proteins co-encoded in one Haloarcula pelagica genomic window:
- the leuC gene encoding 3-isopropylmalate dehydratase large subunit has protein sequence MSNGTLYDKVWDRHKVTTLPNGQDQLFVGLHLIHEVTSPQAFGMLQERGLEVARPDLTHATVDHIVPTANQDRPYADDAAERMMSELEENVRNAGIQFSDPTTGDQGIVHVIGPEQGITQPGKTIVCGDSHTSTHGAFGALAFGIGTSQIRDVLATQTIAMEKQQVRKIEVNGELGEGVEAKDIILEIIRRLGTEGGVGYVYEYAGEAIENLDMEGRMSICNMSIEGGARAGYVNPDETTFEWLEETDYFQEHPGKFEELKPYWESIQSDDDAEYDDVVEIDASELDPVVTWGTTPGQGIGIDDPIPAPEDLADDKQDTARRAQKHMRVEPGETMNGYEIDVAFLGSCTNARLPDLRRAARIVKGREVADDVRAFVVPGSQRVQRAAEEEGLKDIFEAAGFDWRNAGCSMCLGMNEDQLEGDEACASSSNRNFVGRQGSKDGRTVLMNPRMVAAAAITGEVSDVRDLEEVALA, from the coding sequence ATGAGCAACGGCACGCTGTACGACAAGGTGTGGGACCGACACAAAGTCACGACCCTGCCGAACGGGCAGGACCAGCTGTTCGTCGGGCTCCATCTCATCCACGAGGTCACGAGCCCCCAGGCGTTCGGGATGCTCCAGGAGCGCGGCCTGGAGGTCGCCCGACCCGACCTGACCCACGCAACCGTCGACCACATCGTCCCGACGGCGAACCAGGACCGGCCCTACGCCGACGACGCGGCCGAGCGGATGATGAGCGAACTGGAGGAGAACGTCCGGAACGCCGGCATCCAGTTCTCGGACCCGACGACCGGCGATCAGGGCATCGTCCACGTCATCGGGCCGGAGCAGGGGATCACCCAGCCCGGCAAGACCATCGTCTGTGGCGACAGCCACACCTCGACGCACGGCGCGTTCGGCGCGCTCGCGTTCGGGATCGGGACCAGCCAGATCCGGGACGTGCTGGCGACTCAGACCATCGCCATGGAGAAACAGCAGGTCCGCAAGATCGAGGTCAACGGCGAACTCGGCGAGGGCGTCGAAGCCAAGGACATCATCTTAGAGATCATCCGTCGTCTCGGCACCGAGGGCGGCGTCGGCTACGTCTACGAGTACGCCGGCGAAGCCATCGAGAACCTCGACATGGAAGGCCGGATGTCCATCTGTAACATGTCCATCGAGGGCGGCGCTCGCGCGGGCTACGTCAACCCCGACGAGACCACCTTCGAGTGGCTCGAAGAGACGGACTACTTCCAGGAACACCCCGGGAAGTTCGAGGAACTCAAACCGTACTGGGAGTCCATCCAGAGCGACGACGACGCCGAGTACGACGACGTGGTGGAGATCGACGCGAGCGAACTGGACCCCGTCGTCACGTGGGGGACCACGCCCGGCCAGGGCATCGGCATCGACGACCCGATCCCGGCGCCCGAAGACCTCGCCGACGACAAGCAGGACACGGCTCGACGCGCCCAGAAGCACATGCGCGTCGAACCCGGCGAGACGATGAACGGCTACGAGATCGACGTGGCCTTCCTGGGCTCGTGTACCAACGCCCGACTGCCTGACCTGCGCCGCGCGGCCCGCATCGTCAAGGGCCGCGAGGTCGCCGACGACGTGCGCGCGTTCGTCGTCCCCGGCAGCCAGCGCGTCCAGCGGGCCGCCGAGGAGGAAGGGCTCAAAGACATCTTCGAGGCGGCCGGCTTCGACTGGCGCAACGCCGGCTGTTCGATGTGTCTGGGGATGAACGAGGACCAACTGGAGGGCGACGAGGCCTGTGCCAGCTCCTCGAACCGGAACTTCGTCGGCCGCCAGGGCAGCAAGGACGGCCGCACCGTGCTGATGAACCCCCGGATGGTCGCCGCCGCGGCCATCACCGGCGAGGTCTCTGACGTGCGCGATCTGGAGGAGGTGGCGTTAGCATGA
- a CDS encoding LeuA family protein, with protein MRARRNLRRIEFFQGTLDSTSEITDARIFDTTLRDGEQSPRTSFNYEDKREIAAILDEMGTHVIEAGFPVNSDAEFEAVRDIAEATHGTTCGLARVVEKDIEAALDSGVDMVHTFVSTSDVQLQDSMHATRQEALDTAVECVEMIKDAGAECMFSPMDATRTDGEFLIEVIEATSAAGADWINIPDTCGVATPRRFYDLIEEVDAATEARIDVHTHDDFGLASANAISGFEAGASQAQVSVNGIGERAGNAAYEEVVMSLESLYDVDTGIDTTRITELSRLVEEKSDIPVPANKPVVGRNAFSHESGIHAAGVIENSDTFEPGVMTPEMVGAERELVLGKHTGAHSVRERLVDAGYDPTEAEVREVTRRVKDFGAEKQQVTMTELERFAQEVGVDEETEEVRA; from the coding sequence TTGAGGGCACGTCGGAATCTCCGGCGGATCGAGTTCTTCCAGGGCACACTGGATTCCACGTCTGAGATAACAGACGCACGGATTTTCGACACCACGCTACGTGATGGCGAGCAGTCGCCACGCACGTCGTTCAACTACGAGGACAAACGCGAGATCGCGGCGATTCTCGACGAGATGGGGACTCACGTCATCGAGGCCGGGTTCCCCGTCAACTCCGACGCGGAGTTCGAGGCCGTCCGCGACATCGCTGAAGCCACCCACGGGACGACCTGTGGACTGGCGCGCGTGGTCGAGAAAGACATCGAGGCGGCCCTGGATTCGGGTGTGGACATGGTCCACACCTTCGTCTCGACGTCGGACGTACAGCTACAGGATTCCATGCACGCGACCCGGCAGGAGGCACTCGACACGGCAGTCGAGTGTGTCGAGATGATCAAAGACGCTGGCGCCGAGTGCATGTTCTCGCCGATGGACGCCACCCGGACCGACGGGGAGTTCCTCATCGAGGTCATCGAGGCGACCTCGGCGGCGGGCGCGGACTGGATCAACATCCCCGACACCTGTGGGGTCGCCACGCCGCGGCGGTTCTACGACCTCATCGAAGAGGTCGACGCCGCGACGGAGGCCCGGATCGACGTGCACACGCACGACGACTTCGGGCTGGCGTCGGCGAACGCCATCTCCGGCTTCGAGGCCGGCGCGAGCCAGGCCCAGGTGTCGGTCAACGGGATCGGTGAACGGGCGGGCAACGCGGCCTACGAGGAGGTCGTCATGAGCCTGGAGTCGCTGTACGATGTCGACACCGGCATCGACACGACCCGGATCACCGAACTGTCCCGACTCGTCGAGGAGAAGTCCGACATCCCGGTGCCGGCGAACAAACCGGTGGTCGGTCGGAACGCCTTCTCCCACGAGAGCGGCATCCACGCCGCGGGCGTCATCGAGAACTCCGACACCTTCGAACCCGGCGTCATGACCCCCGAGATGGTCGGCGCCGAGCGCGAACTGGTGTTGGGGAAACACACGGGCGCTCACTCCGTGCGGGAACGGCTGGTCGACGCGGGCTACGACCCGACAGAGGCCGAGGTCCGCGAGGTGACCCGCCGGGTCAAGGACTTCGGCGCGGAGAAACAGCAGGTCACCATGACCGAACTGGAGCGGTTCGCCCAGGAGGTCGGTGTCGACGAGGAGACCGAGGAGGTCAGGGCGTAG
- the ilvC gene encoding ketol-acid reductoisomerase, whose translation MTDLSTTVYYDDDADVSTLEDETVAVLGYGSQGHAHALNLHESGVDVVVGLREDSSSRAEATEAGLRVETPDVAAAEADRVVMLVPDTIQPAVYEAIEDGLEAGDTLQFAHGFNIHYGQIEPAEGVDVTMVAPKSPGHLVRRTYERGEGTPGLIAIYQDATGDAKAESLAYAKAIGCTRAGVIETTFQEEVETDLFGEQAVLCGGVTEMVKVGFETLVDAGYAPEMAYFECLNELKLIVDLMYEGGHMGMWNSVSDTAEYGGLTRGEEVIDREGMERILEEVQNGEFAREWITENQTNRPSYKQYRDAEQSHQIEEVGGELRKLFAWGDDEQAAEEAPADD comes from the coding sequence ATGACTGACCTATCCACGACCGTCTACTACGACGACGACGCCGACGTATCGACACTCGAAGACGAGACCGTTGCCGTGCTGGGCTACGGCTCACAGGGCCACGCCCACGCGCTGAACCTCCACGAATCCGGGGTCGACGTGGTCGTCGGCCTGCGTGAGGACTCCTCCTCGCGGGCCGAGGCCACCGAGGCCGGTCTGCGGGTCGAGACGCCCGACGTGGCCGCCGCCGAGGCCGACCGCGTCGTCATGCTGGTCCCCGACACGATCCAGCCCGCCGTCTACGAGGCGATCGAGGACGGCCTGGAAGCCGGAGACACGCTCCAGTTCGCCCACGGGTTCAACATCCACTACGGCCAGATCGAGCCCGCCGAGGGCGTCGACGTGACGATGGTCGCCCCCAAGTCCCCGGGTCACCTGGTCCGGCGGACCTACGAGCGCGGCGAGGGGACGCCGGGCCTGATCGCGATCTACCAGGACGCGACCGGCGACGCCAAGGCGGAGTCCCTGGCCTACGCGAAAGCCATCGGCTGCACCCGCGCGGGCGTCATCGAGACGACGTTCCAGGAGGAAGTCGAGACCGACCTCTTCGGCGAGCAGGCCGTCCTCTGTGGCGGTGTGACCGAGATGGTGAAGGTCGGCTTCGAGACGCTCGTCGACGCCGGCTACGCGCCGGAGATGGCCTACTTCGAGTGTCTGAACGAACTCAAACTCATCGTCGATCTGATGTACGAGGGCGGCCACATGGGGATGTGGAACTCCGTCTCCGACACCGCCGAGTACGGCGGCCTCACTCGCGGTGAAGAGGTCATCGACCGCGAGGGGATGGAGCGGATCCTCGAAGAGGTCCAGAACGGCGAGTTCGCCCGCGAGTGGATCACCGAGAACCAGACGAACCGGCCCTCGTACAAGCAGTACCGCGACGCCGAGCAGAGCCACCAGATCGAGGAAGTCGGTGGCGAACTGCGGAAACTGTTCGCGTGGGGCGACGACGAGCAGGCCGCGGAGGAAGCGCCCGCAGATGACTGA
- a CDS encoding VOC family protein codes for MLSTPAWLTLEAKDPDRLTAFYEAFLELDVVSESEQEAVLSVGETALRLRAPGEIPRGGLHTHYALTVAEREYDDWHDILGERFDLVEHTFGDQRSLYFYDPEGNCVELGERADAPSGVSDLFELVLEVEDLAAAVEFYTDLGFEVVDDGHEEGRVRLSTGAFDLELWEPRLGIADARGGVHVDFGVVAEAPDSVARNVADRALAVTSVEEGVRIRDPDGHYLTLVGE; via the coding sequence ATGCTCTCGACGCCCGCGTGGCTCACGCTGGAGGCGAAGGACCCGGACCGGCTGACGGCGTTCTACGAGGCGTTTCTGGAACTGGATGTCGTCTCCGAGTCCGAGCAGGAGGCAGTGCTCTCGGTCGGCGAGACGGCGCTTCGGCTGCGCGCACCGGGGGAGATCCCTCGTGGTGGCCTCCACACCCACTACGCGCTGACGGTCGCCGAACGCGAGTACGACGACTGGCACGACATCCTCGGCGAGCGGTTCGACCTCGTCGAACACACCTTCGGCGACCAGCGGTCGCTGTACTTCTACGACCCCGAGGGCAACTGCGTGGAACTGGGTGAGCGTGCCGACGCGCCGTCGGGCGTCTCGGACCTGTTCGAACTCGTCTTGGAGGTCGAGGACCTCGCGGCCGCCGTCGAGTTCTACACCGACCTCGGCTTCGAGGTCGTCGACGACGGCCACGAGGAGGGCCGGGTCCGGCTCTCGACGGGCGCGTTCGACCTGGAACTGTGGGAACCGCGGCTGGGCATCGCCGACGCCCGCGGAGGGGTCCACGTCGACTTCGGCGTCGTCGCCGAGGCCCCGGATTCGGTGGCCCGGAACGTCGCCGACCGGGCGCTCGCTGTCACTTCGGTCGAGGAAGGTGTCCGTATCCGCGACCCCGACGGCCACTACCTGACGCTGGTCGGGGAGTAG
- the ilvN gene encoding acetolactate synthase small subunit: protein MPGPAPHDRMRPEGRRNSQGIRVDPEAEATHEPRQAVLSALVKHRPGVLAEVSGLFSRRQFNIESLTVGPTSDESIARMTILIEEPQPGIEQAKKQLQKLVPVVSVMELEPEALRRELALIKVGGEKPDDVNAVAEMYDGQAVDASTDSVTVEITGSKQKIDAAVAAFEQFDVQEIVRTGAAALERGPKTLEKHD, encoded by the coding sequence ATGCCTGGCCCTGCGCCACACGACCGGATGCGCCCCGAGGGACGACGCAACTCCCAGGGGATTCGCGTCGACCCCGAAGCGGAAGCGACTCACGAACCACGACAGGCCGTGCTCTCGGCGCTCGTCAAACACCGGCCCGGTGTGCTCGCTGAGGTCTCGGGCCTGTTCAGCCGGCGGCAGTTCAACATCGAAAGCCTCACCGTCGGTCCCACGAGTGACGAGAGTATAGCCCGGATGACGATCCTCATCGAGGAACCGCAGCCGGGAATCGAACAGGCGAAGAAACAACTGCAGAAGCTCGTGCCCGTCGTCTCGGTGATGGAACTGGAACCCGAGGCGCTCCGGCGGGAACTCGCGCTCATCAAGGTGGGCGGCGAGAAACCCGACGATGTCAACGCCGTCGCCGAGATGTACGACGGCCAGGCGGTCGACGCCTCGACCGACTCGGTGACCGTCGAGATCACGGGCAGCAAGCAGAAGATCGACGCCGCCGTCGCGGCGTTCGAGCAGTTCGACGTACAGGAGATCGTTCGCACCGGGGCCGCCGCGCTGGAGCGTGGCCCCAAGACACTGGAGAAACATGACTGA
- the ilvB gene encoding biosynthetic-type acetolactate synthase large subunit, translating into MSERASVPKEDEQSTDQDEAAADDEQAPVTTGAQSVVRALENAGAEYVFGVQGGAIMPVYDALYDSDITHVTMAHEQGASHAADAYGIVSGEPGVCFATSGPGATNLVTGIADANMDSDPLIALTGQVPTEFVGNDAFQETDTVGITQPVTKESYFASHSDTVGDDVSEAFALADAGRQGPTLVDLPKDVTQGETDVEPKAPETPDTYEVPEEADDEAVQEAAEVISDAERPVILAGGGVIKANASNALREFAMEYEVPVITTMPGIGSFPEDHELSLEWAGMHGTGYANLAITNTDCMLAIGTRFDDRLTGGVDSFAPDADIVHVDIDPAEISKNVYADYPLIGDAREVLRQLFDAMPRAPDADEWREQCQTWKQEYPMSYEMPDDEPLKPQYVVEHFSAVTDEDTIVCTGVGQHQMWASQFWEYTEPRTWVSSHGLGTMGYGVPAAIGAKLAAPDQEVVCFDGDGSFLMTVQGLSVAVREQLDITYVILNNEAVGMVRQWQDGFYEGRRMASEYPWIPQFDKLAEAFGAAGFRLEDYENVEETIAAAREYDGPSVIDAHIDPGENVFPMVPSGGDNGLFALNEDHLDEI; encoded by the coding sequence ATGAGCGAACGCGCATCAGTTCCGAAAGAGGACGAACAGTCGACAGACCAAGACGAGGCAGCGGCCGACGACGAGCAGGCACCGGTCACGACCGGCGCACAGTCGGTCGTCCGAGCGCTCGAAAACGCCGGCGCCGAGTACGTCTTCGGCGTCCAGGGGGGCGCGATCATGCCCGTCTACGACGCGCTGTACGACTCCGACATCACCCACGTGACGATGGCCCACGAGCAGGGGGCGTCCCACGCCGCCGACGCCTACGGCATCGTCTCGGGCGAACCGGGCGTCTGTTTCGCCACGTCCGGGCCGGGCGCGACCAACCTCGTGACCGGCATCGCCGACGCCAACATGGACTCGGACCCGCTGATCGCACTGACCGGCCAGGTCCCCACGGAGTTCGTCGGCAACGACGCCTTCCAGGAGACCGACACCGTCGGCATCACCCAGCCGGTCACCAAGGAGAGCTACTTCGCGAGCCACTCCGACACCGTCGGCGACGACGTGAGCGAGGCGTTCGCTCTCGCGGACGCCGGCCGGCAGGGGCCGACGCTGGTCGACCTCCCGAAGGACGTGACACAGGGCGAGACCGACGTGGAACCGAAAGCGCCGGAGACGCCCGACACCTACGAGGTGCCCGAGGAGGCCGACGACGAGGCCGTGCAGGAGGCCGCGGAAGTCATCTCCGACGCCGAGCGGCCGGTCATCCTCGCCGGCGGCGGCGTCATCAAGGCCAACGCCTCGAACGCCCTCCGTGAGTTCGCGATGGAGTACGAGGTCCCGGTCATCACGACGATGCCCGGGATCGGTTCCTTCCCGGAGGACCACGAGCTCTCCCTGGAGTGGGCCGGGATGCACGGCACCGGCTACGCGAACCTGGCGATCACGAACACGGACTGCATGCTGGCGATCGGGACCCGCTTCGACGACCGCCTGACCGGCGGCGTCGACTCGTTCGCTCCGGACGCCGACATCGTCCACGTCGACATCGACCCGGCCGAGATCAGCAAGAACGTCTACGCGGACTACCCGCTGATCGGCGACGCGCGCGAAGTGCTGCGACAGCTGTTCGACGCCATGCCGCGAGCGCCCGACGCCGACGAGTGGCGCGAGCAGTGCCAGACGTGGAAACAGGAGTACCCGATGAGCTACGAGATGCCCGACGACGAGCCGCTGAAACCCCAGTACGTCGTCGAGCACTTCTCGGCGGTGACCGACGAGGACACCATCGTCTGTACGGGTGTCGGGCAACACCAGATGTGGGCCTCCCAGTTCTGGGAGTACACCGAGCCACGGACCTGGGTCTCCTCGCACGGTCTGGGAACGATGGGGTACGGCGTCCCAGCCGCCATCGGCGCGAAACTGGCCGCCCCCGACCAGGAAGTCGTCTGCTTCGACGGCGACGGTTCGTTCCTGATGACCGTCCAGGGGCTCTCCGTGGCCGTTCGTGAGCAACTGGACATCACCTACGTCATCCTCAACAACGAGGCCGTCGGGATGGTCCGCCAGTGGCAGGACGGCTTCTACGAGGGGCGTCGGATGGCTTCGGAGTACCCGTGGATCCCGCAGTTCGACAAGCTCGCGGAGGCGTTCGGCGCCGCCGGCTTCCGCCTGGAGGACTACGAGAACGTCGAGGAGACCATCGCGGCCGCACGCGAGTACGACGGTCCCAGCGTCATCGACGCCCACATCGACCCCGGGGAGAACGTCTTCCCGATGGTGCCAAGCGGCGGCGACAACGGACTGTTCGCACTGAACGAGGACCACTTAGACGAGATCTAA
- a CDS encoding DUF5779 family protein, translated as MSDFEGLDLQAVEDQMDGSGDDGNSDRVVLGVLDGTTPDAEWVETVEDGAVLVLNVDGDLNRLAAGFARPVKEAGGELMHFRGFLVVTPPGVEIDADRL; from the coding sequence ATGAGTGACTTCGAGGGGCTCGACCTGCAGGCGGTCGAAGACCAGATGGACGGGAGCGGCGACGACGGCAACAGCGACCGCGTGGTCCTGGGAGTCCTCGACGGGACGACGCCGGACGCCGAGTGGGTCGAGACCGTCGAGGACGGCGCGGTGCTCGTGTTGAACGTCGACGGCGACCTGAACCGACTCGCGGCCGGTTTCGCTCGGCCCGTCAAAGAGGCCGGCGGCGAGTTGATGCACTTCCGTGGCTTCCTAGTCGTCACGCCCCCGGGCGTCGAGATCGACGCAGACCGGCTCTGA